Proteins found in one Bacteroidota bacterium genomic segment:
- a CDS encoding PA0069 family radical SAM protein, producing the protein MRRHPPLAKGRGAAYNPPNRFEPLHVELPSEELAPYFEPPEFARQVSVQVYRDRSQEVLSENRSPDVGFRYSLNPYRGCEHGCIYCYARPTHEYWGFSSGLDFETRIVVKLDAPELLARAFRSASWRPQPVVLAPNTDAYQPLERRLGLTRRCLEVFLAFRNPVAIITKNALILRDVDLLQELARLELVTVTISLTTLDPELRRHLEPRTSTAARRLEAIARLRERGVPVGVNIAPVIPGLTDHEIPRLLQEAAQHGAQWAGYGLLRLPYAVKELFEDWLARTYPDRSDRVLGRIRAVREGKLNTSAFGYRMVGSGPYATFIGRLFVVFARRYGLDRPPPQLCTTRFRRVPEQEDLFEVLKGSDSPRWA; encoded by the coding sequence ATGCGCAGACATCCTCCGCTCGCTAAAGGCCGTGGGGCGGCCTACAATCCTCCGAACCGGTTTGAGCCGCTGCACGTGGAGCTCCCTTCAGAGGAACTGGCCCCGTACTTCGAGCCCCCTGAGTTCGCCCGTCAAGTATCGGTGCAGGTGTACCGGGACCGCTCTCAGGAGGTGCTTTCCGAAAACCGCAGCCCAGACGTGGGATTTCGCTATAGCTTGAATCCTTATCGGGGCTGCGAGCACGGCTGCATCTATTGCTACGCCCGACCCACACATGAGTATTGGGGTTTTTCCTCGGGGCTGGATTTCGAGACCCGGATCGTGGTCAAGCTCGATGCCCCAGAGCTGCTGGCTCGCGCGTTTCGAAGCGCCTCCTGGAGGCCGCAGCCTGTGGTGCTGGCGCCCAACACGGACGCCTATCAGCCCCTGGAACGCCGACTGGGCCTCACCCGGCGCTGTCTGGAGGTTTTTCTGGCTTTCCGCAACCCCGTGGCGATTATCACGAAAAACGCCCTCATCCTGCGGGACGTGGATCTGCTGCAGGAGCTGGCTCGTCTGGAGCTCGTAACCGTTACGATCTCCCTGACCACGCTGGACCCCGAGCTGCGTCGCCACTTGGAGCCCCGCACCTCGACAGCGGCCCGGCGCCTGGAGGCGATCGCGCGTCTCCGCGAGCGCGGCGTACCGGTGGGCGTCAACATCGCCCCCGTGATCCCGGGGCTGACGGATCACGAAATCCCCCGATTGCTCCAAGAGGCCGCCCAACACGGCGCTCAATGGGCTGGCTATGGGCTCCTGCGTTTGCCTTATGCGGTAAAGGAACTTTTCGAAGACTGGTTGGCCCGCACCTATCCGGATCGCTCCGATCGGGTGTTGGGGCGTATTCGCGCGGTCCGAGAGGGCAAGCTAAACACCTCCGCCTTCGGCTACCGCATGGTGGGTTCAGGCCCCTACGCCACATTCATCGGGCGTCTGTTTGTGGTCTTTGCTCGTCGTTATGGCCTGGATCGCCCCCCGCCCCAGCTGTGTACGACGCGCTTTCGACGCGTGCCCGAGCAAGAAGACCTATTTGAGGTCTTAAAAGGATCGGATTCACCCCGGTGGGCTTAA
- a CDS encoding molybdopterin molybdotransferase MoeA, whose protein sequence is MELVSVSEAHALILSRLAPLPMERRPLEEALGLGLASPIRARDPVPPFDTSAMDGYALRAADTNQAPVRLRLVGLVRAGTVWPEVLRPGQAVQILTGAPLPPGADAVAEQEIATVEPDGWVRIREPISPGRNIRKAGEDMPEGATVLEEGLVLEPAAIAAAAAAGWAELPVRRRARVAILITGDELVDPGSALPPGKIRNSNRYLLEALCRREGAEVTYRATVRDDPDALQGAFEEAHAAADLVLSTGGVSVGVFDYVQAVLEKLGFERVFWRVRQRPGKPLLFGLLRGKPFFGLPGNPVSAGVCFDQYVRPALRYIMGLRPTHRARLRGMLEEPFAAKRPGLYTFVRARWRLRPDGRIGVRPTGPQGSHLVSSLVAATCLLHLPEAWGPVPAETEVELELWATEPEPFVASAGMPYHAQTSSAR, encoded by the coding sequence ATGGAGCTGGTCTCTGTCTCGGAGGCGCACGCGCTTATCTTATCCCGGCTTGCGCCTTTGCCTATGGAGAGGCGACCCCTTGAGGAGGCTCTGGGATTGGGGCTGGCCTCACCCATCCGGGCCCGGGATCCGGTGCCGCCTTTCGACACCTCGGCCATGGATGGCTATGCGCTGCGCGCAGCGGACACGAACCAGGCGCCCGTTCGCTTGCGTCTTGTCGGGCTGGTGCGGGCCGGCACAGTATGGCCCGAGGTATTGCGGCCCGGACAGGCCGTGCAGATCCTAACGGGAGCGCCCCTTCCTCCAGGAGCCGACGCAGTTGCGGAGCAAGAGATCGCTACCGTAGAGCCAGATGGATGGGTGCGCATCCGAGAGCCCATCTCCCCGGGCCGGAACATCCGCAAAGCCGGCGAGGATATGCCCGAAGGGGCCACGGTTTTGGAGGAGGGCCTCGTGCTGGAGCCGGCCGCCATAGCGGCCGCTGCTGCAGCCGGTTGGGCCGAGCTTCCCGTGCGCCGACGGGCCCGTGTGGCGATTCTGATAACAGGAGATGAGCTGGTCGATCCAGGCTCAGCGCTCCCTCCGGGTAAGATCCGGAACAGCAACCGCTATCTCCTTGAGGCCCTCTGCCGACGAGAAGGGGCCGAGGTAACCTATCGGGCCACCGTGCGGGATGACCCGGACGCCCTCCAGGGGGCTTTCGAGGAGGCACATGCCGCAGCGGACCTGGTGCTGAGCACAGGGGGCGTCTCGGTGGGGGTTTTCGATTACGTGCAGGCCGTGCTCGAGAAGCTGGGCTTTGAGCGCGTCTTCTGGCGTGTGCGCCAGCGCCCCGGTAAGCCCTTGCTGTTCGGCCTTCTACGGGGGAAGCCGTTTTTCGGGTTGCCGGGAAATCCGGTCTCGGCCGGGGTCTGCTTTGATCAGTACGTGCGGCCCGCGTTGCGCTACATCATGGGCCTTAGGCCCACGCATCGCGCTCGGCTGCGCGGGATGCTGGAGGAGCCCTTTGCGGCCAAGCGGCCGGGGCTGTATACGTTTGTGCGCGCCCGATGGCGCTTGCGCCCCGATGGCCGCATCGGCGTGCGCCCCACCGGGCCGCAGGGTTCGCACCTGGTCAGTTCGCTTGTCGCAGCCACCTGTTTGCTGCATCTGCCGGAAGCTTGGGGCCCTGTGCCCGCGGAAACGGAGGTGGAACTGGAGTTGTGGGCCACAGAGCCGGAGCCTTTCGTCGCTTCTGCCGGGATGCCGTATCATGCGCAGACATCCTCCGCTCGCTAA
- a CDS encoding M23 family metallopeptidase: MALRWCFLCMGCLISGWIAQGTYANPSEELALQRPVNAPVWRGFGLHFHPLLRKTQMNLGVSFVVQTRTPVYAAAEGRVREINRNLSRGLYVIIEHGRGYETVYAHLSRVLVERGQRVELGAIIGYVGEGERASTTHVLRFELHRRGNAINPEPYFRKG, from the coding sequence ATGGCTCTTCGATGGTGTTTCCTGTGTATGGGCTGCTTGATTTCGGGCTGGATCGCTCAAGGCACCTATGCGAACCCTTCGGAGGAGCTGGCACTACAGCGTCCGGTCAACGCGCCCGTTTGGCGCGGCTTTGGGCTGCATTTCCACCCCTTGTTGCGCAAAACCCAAATGAACCTCGGCGTGAGCTTTGTGGTGCAAACGCGCACCCCTGTATATGCCGCCGCGGAGGGTCGGGTACGGGAGATCAACCGGAACCTAAGCCGAGGCTTGTACGTGATCATCGAGCACGGGCGAGGCTACGAGACCGTATACGCCCATCTGAGCCGGGTCTTGGTCGAACGCGGTCAGCGCGTAGAGCTCGGGGCGATTATCGGCTACGTAGGCGAAGGGGAACGGGCTAGCACCACCCACGTGCTGCGCTTCGAATTGCACCGCCGCGGCAACGCGATCAACCCAGAGCCGTATTTCCGAAAAGGTTAA
- the plsY gene encoding glycerol-3-phosphate 1-O-acyltransferase PlsY, with the protein MVSLALILILSYLVGAIPTGVLISRRRGIDIREHGSGNPGMTNTWRVLGWRAGVLVGLLDMGKGLVATGLIATLRIDSLPAGLANWQVERILAGLAAVLGHMYPIWSRFRGGKGVSTSAGALLAITTWTTLICAGIFVLVALLSRYASLGSIAAALAFPIVLAIRKYIFHVPLDNALLPFGVLLAGVILYAHRANIRRLLNGTENRIRLPSWRLR; encoded by the coding sequence ATGGTATCGCTGGCGCTCATCTTGATATTAAGCTACCTGGTAGGGGCCATCCCCACAGGTGTGCTCATCAGCCGTCGCCGTGGGATAGATATCCGAGAGCACGGTAGCGGCAACCCCGGCATGACGAATACCTGGCGGGTGCTGGGATGGCGGGCCGGGGTGCTGGTGGGGCTACTGGACATGGGCAAAGGCTTGGTGGCCACAGGCCTTATCGCCACGTTGCGTATAGACAGCTTGCCGGCTGGGTTAGCCAATTGGCAGGTGGAGAGAATCCTAGCCGGCCTGGCGGCCGTGCTCGGGCACATGTATCCGATATGGAGCAGGTTCCGGGGCGGAAAGGGCGTCAGCACCTCAGCCGGGGCGTTACTGGCCATCACGACTTGGACTACGCTCATCTGCGCCGGGATCTTTGTGCTGGTTGCGCTCCTATCTCGGTATGCCTCCTTGGGCTCAATCGCAGCGGCGCTGGCGTTTCCGATTGTGCTGGCTATTCGGAAATACATATTTCATGTGCCTCTTGACAACGCCCTGCTGCCTTTCGGCGTACTGCTGGCGGGGGTGATCTTATATGCGCATCGTGCCAACATCCGACGTCTGCTCAACGGAACGGAAAACCGGATTCGGTTACCCTCATGGCGTCTTCGGTAG
- a CDS encoding NAD(P)H-dependent glycerol-3-phosphate dehydrogenase has product MTGRTAILGAGSWGTALAVLLAEQRRRVVLWARRAEQAQLLEQTRTNPTYLPGVRLPQEVRVTADLEGALREADMVVVATPSHAVRQLAERMRPYVTAGMILVSVTKGIEASTLKTVTQILAETLPQLPETQLCVLHGPSHAEEVARHLPTTVVAASREIETAQTVQERFMTPMFRVYTNTDLVGVEIAGAVKNVLAIAAGICDGLELGDNTKAALITRGLAEMARLGIAMGASPLTFAGLAGIGDLVVTCMSRHSRNRYVGEQIGRGRPLEAVLAEMPMVAEGVRTTRAVHALAQHHQVEMPISTAVYEVLFAGKTPQQAVLELMTRSAKEEHWLGGLSVSAYPGS; this is encoded by the coding sequence ATGACTGGGCGCACGGCGATCTTGGGCGCGGGCAGTTGGGGCACGGCTCTGGCCGTGTTATTAGCCGAACAACGCCGCCGCGTGGTGTTGTGGGCCAGACGCGCCGAACAGGCCCAACTGTTAGAGCAAACCCGCACCAACCCCACCTATTTGCCGGGGGTGCGACTACCCCAGGAAGTGCGCGTAACAGCCGACCTGGAGGGGGCGCTACGCGAAGCGGATATGGTCGTGGTGGCCACCCCTTCGCACGCCGTCCGGCAGCTGGCTGAACGCATGCGGCCGTACGTCACGGCCGGCATGATCCTGGTGAGCGTCACCAAGGGGATCGAGGCGAGCACCCTGAAAACCGTCACGCAGATCTTAGCCGAAACCTTGCCTCAACTGCCCGAGACCCAACTGTGCGTACTGCACGGCCCCAGTCATGCTGAGGAGGTGGCGCGTCATTTGCCCACCACCGTAGTCGCGGCCTCCCGGGAGATCGAAACAGCCCAGACGGTGCAGGAACGCTTCATGACCCCCATGTTTCGGGTCTATACGAACACGGATCTAGTGGGCGTCGAGATCGCGGGGGCGGTCAAGAACGTGCTCGCCATCGCGGCCGGCATCTGCGACGGGCTCGAACTGGGCGACAACACAAAAGCCGCTCTCATCACGCGCGGTCTTGCTGAGATGGCCCGACTGGGGATAGCTATGGGGGCTTCGCCGCTTACCTTCGCCGGTTTGGCTGGGATTGGGGACCTGGTCGTCACCTGCATGAGCCGACACAGCCGCAACCGCTACGTAGGGGAACAGATCGGTCGGGGCCGCCCCCTGGAGGCGGTCCTCGCCGAGATGCCCATGGTCGCCGAGGGCGTGCGCACCACGCGCGCCGTGCACGCCCTGGCCCAACACCACCAGGTGGAGATGCCCATCAGCACGGCCGTCTATGAGGTCCTGTTCGCCGGGAAGACACCGCAACAGGCTGTCTTGGAGCTGATGACTCGCTCAGCTAAAGAGGAGCACTGGCTCGGCGGGCTTTCGGTCTCCGCCTATCCCGGCTCTTAA
- a CDS encoding ATP-binding protein: MSPEALRQLIALGEGFRVEFKRKVPTADKLAKTLVAFANSQGGHILIGIDDNRTVIGVRSPEEAEFEIEQAARHHCDPPIDYALELIAYAGREVLVIYVPESSRKPHFRIGPEGRTAFVRVQDKSLEAGVELVHLLREERKERPLRLQYGPHEEQLFRYLNHYERITVRQFSRMVNISLRRASRILVTLMRAGVLRLHQTERGAFFTLAHELPENGAR; the protein is encoded by the coding sequence ATGAGCCCCGAGGCCCTCCGGCAGCTCATCGCCTTGGGCGAGGGCTTCCGCGTAGAATTCAAGCGCAAAGTACCGACGGCCGACAAGCTGGCTAAAACCTTGGTGGCGTTTGCCAATTCACAAGGCGGGCATATTTTGATCGGAATCGATGACAACCGAACCGTGATCGGAGTGCGCAGCCCCGAAGAGGCGGAGTTTGAAATCGAACAGGCCGCGCGCCATCATTGCGATCCTCCGATCGATTACGCGCTCGAACTCATCGCTTACGCCGGCCGCGAGGTGCTCGTCATCTACGTGCCGGAGAGCTCCCGGAAGCCCCATTTCCGGATCGGCCCGGAGGGCCGCACGGCGTTCGTCCGGGTTCAGGACAAGAGCCTAGAGGCCGGCGTGGAACTGGTGCATCTGCTGCGAGAAGAACGCAAAGAGCGACCCCTTCGGCTTCAATATGGCCCTCACGAGGAACAGCTCTTCCGCTACCTCAATCATTACGAGCGCATCACGGTGCGCCAATTCAGCCGCATGGTGAACATCTCCCTTCGCCGCGCCTCCCGGATTCTGGTCACGTTGATGCGCGCAGGCGTGCTGCGGTTGCACCAGACGGAGCGGGGAGCATTCTTCACCCTAGCCCACGAGCTTCCAGAAAACGGAGCCCGCTAA
- a CDS encoding aminotransferase class V-fold PLP-dependent enzyme — MLDLDPETRRALWAQLAEVAEAYWAQVLRLPVSPRWDPEGLRQELESHRFEQPLSPEAVLRWGVEQLREHQVHTPHPRYFGLFNPAPTPMGVAAEFLVALFNPQLAAWTHSPFAVELERRLVRWFGAQFGWPEAESDGVFTSGGAEANHTALLLALCARFSEVGRVGLRALRAQPVLYVSEEAHHSLLKAAQVSGLGREAVRVVPVTETLQFDLEALARQIAQDRRQGLEPFLLVGTAGTTAAGVIDPLEALADLAQAEGLWYHVDAAWAGAVALVAEYRPWLKGVERADSITFDPHKWLSVPMGAGLCLSRHPEMLERAFRVPETYMPREAASWGVPDPFARSLQWSRRFVGLKVWFSLMSLGRQGYETAIRHMVAMGHRLRQGLCDRGWALQNATPLPLACVVDPAFAEDAAHHEAIVRELIGSGRAWVSTARLRGHHTVIRACITNYRTGPEDVDALLEALDAARHRVRLGR; from the coding sequence ATGCTTGATCTAGATCCCGAAACGAGAAGGGCGCTTTGGGCGCAGCTGGCCGAGGTGGCGGAGGCCTACTGGGCGCAGGTTTTGCGCCTGCCCGTTAGCCCCCGCTGGGATCCCGAAGGGCTACGGCAGGAGCTAGAATCGCACCGCTTTGAGCAGCCCCTTTCGCCCGAGGCGGTGCTCCGTTGGGGGGTGGAACAGCTAAGAGAGCATCAGGTGCACACGCCCCATCCGCGCTACTTTGGCCTGTTCAATCCCGCTCCGACGCCCATGGGGGTGGCGGCCGAGTTTCTGGTGGCCCTCTTCAACCCCCAACTGGCGGCCTGGACCCACAGCCCGTTCGCCGTGGAGCTGGAAAGGCGTCTAGTGCGATGGTTTGGCGCTCAGTTCGGCTGGCCCGAGGCGGAAAGCGACGGCGTTTTCACCTCGGGCGGAGCGGAGGCCAACCATACCGCTCTGCTTTTGGCGCTCTGCGCGCGTTTCTCCGAGGTGGGGCGGGTGGGTTTGCGCGCGCTTCGGGCCCAGCCCGTGCTCTACGTCTCCGAAGAGGCGCATCATTCCCTGCTCAAGGCCGCCCAGGTGAGCGGGTTAGGCCGGGAGGCCGTCCGGGTGGTGCCCGTAACGGAAACGCTCCAGTTTGATTTGGAGGCGCTGGCCCGGCAAATCGCCCAAGATCGGCGCCAGGGCCTTGAGCCCTTTTTGCTCGTGGGCACGGCCGGCACAACGGCCGCCGGGGTGATCGACCCGCTGGAGGCGCTTGCGGATCTGGCGCAGGCCGAGGGGCTCTGGTATCACGTCGACGCCGCTTGGGCCGGAGCCGTGGCGCTCGTGGCGGAATACCGTCCCTGGCTGAAGGGGGTGGAGCGGGCCGATTCCATCACCTTTGACCCGCATAAGTGGCTTTCCGTCCCCATGGGAGCCGGCCTCTGTCTGAGCCGGCATCCTGAGATGCTGGAGCGCGCCTTTCGCGTTCCGGAGACCTACATGCCTCGTGAGGCCGCCTCTTGGGGGGTTCCGGATCCCTTTGCGCGTTCGCTTCAGTGGTCGCGCCGCTTTGTGGGGCTCAAGGTCTGGTTTTCGCTCATGAGCTTAGGCCGTCAGGGCTATGAGACGGCCATCCGACACATGGTCGCGATGGGCCACAGGCTGCGTCAGGGGCTTTGCGATCGAGGCTGGGCGCTGCAAAACGCCACCCCCCTGCCGCTGGCTTGCGTAGTTGACCCCGCCTTTGCCGAAGATGCCGCCCATCATGAGGCGATCGTGCGCGAGCTCATCGGCTCCGGTCGGGCTTGGGTTTCCACGGCCCGGCTGCGCGGCCACCACACCGTTATCCGGGCCTGCATCACCAACTACCGCACCGGCCCAGAGGACGTGGACGCCCTGCTTGAGGCCCTGGATGCGGCCCGCCATCGGGTTCGCTTGGGTCGTTAG
- a CDS encoding SDR family oxidoreductase produces the protein MLRDRVVVITGAGRLGRALVRLFSQSEPGGLVVISRRAESLHALEVSGQPDASWWGLTADLTQEAEVQAAFEAVHARWGRLDVLIHTVGTWAGSPLLETSLEAWEDLMRLNLNSAFLCFREALRWMQPRRYGRLIAIASMQGLERGRSGQAAYSASKAGLIRLVESVALEYWGSGITANAIAPSLIREADQEGPGVSAEAVARLCLFLAQEEAGAISGETLRIYGDYPIL, from the coding sequence ATGCTTCGAGATCGTGTGGTGGTGATCACGGGGGCCGGCCGGCTGGGACGGGCCCTGGTGCGGCTGTTTTCCCAAAGCGAACCGGGGGGACTGGTCGTGATCAGCCGCCGCGCCGAATCCCTGCACGCTCTGGAGGTGAGCGGGCAACCGGATGCGTCCTGGTGGGGGCTGACGGCGGACCTGACTCAGGAAGCCGAGGTACAAGCCGCCTTTGAGGCCGTGCATGCCCGATGGGGCCGTTTGGATGTGCTCATCCACACGGTGGGCACCTGGGCCGGAAGTCCCCTGCTGGAGACGTCTCTAGAGGCCTGGGAGGACCTCATGCGGCTCAACCTGAACAGCGCCTTCCTGTGTTTTCGAGAGGCGCTGCGCTGGATGCAGCCGCGCCGCTACGGGCGCCTGATCGCCATCGCCTCTATGCAGGGTCTAGAGCGGGGGCGCTCCGGGCAGGCGGCCTACTCGGCCTCCAAGGCGGGCCTAATCCGCCTTGTGGAGTCCGTGGCGCTGGAATATTGGGGCTCCGGGATCACGGCCAACGCCATCGCCCCGAGCCTGATTCGGGAGGCCGACCAGGAAGGGCCGGGTGTTTCGGCAGAGGCTGTAGCGCGGCTTTGCCTGTTTTTGGCCCAAGAAGAGGCCGGAGCGATCTCCGGAGAAACCCTGCGCATCTATGGGGATTACCCTATCCTCTAG
- the queA gene encoding tRNA preQ1(34) S-adenosylmethionine ribosyltransferase-isomerase QueA, translating into MNRFVEGVTYKLSDFRYSYPAKLVAKYPAEPRDSARLMVVHRDTGEIEHRIFRDIVEYFQPGDVLVLNDTRVFPARLFARKEKTNAKIEVLLLRELQAENRLWDVIVDPARKIRIGNKLYFDEGLVAEVIDNTTSRGRTIRFIFDGTNEELYEVIDRIGTTPIPPYIKRKAETRDKEWYQTVYARNRGSVAAPTAGLHFTETLLQQLRDKGVEIAYVTLHIGLGTFRPVEVEDLTKHRMDSEFFSISPEAARIVNSALERRGNYVFVCGTSSVRAVESSITADNRLKAGSAWTDKFIYPPYDFKITQRLITNFHMPESTLLMLVCAFGGYDLIMRAYRTAIEQEYRLFSYGDAMLII; encoded by the coding sequence ATGAACCGCTTTGTGGAAGGGGTTACGTACAAACTTTCCGACTTCCGGTACTCCTACCCCGCTAAGCTCGTAGCTAAGTATCCGGCCGAACCTCGGGACAGCGCCCGGCTCATGGTCGTGCACCGGGATACGGGGGAGATCGAACATCGCATCTTTCGAGACATCGTGGAATACTTCCAGCCCGGCGACGTGCTGGTGCTGAACGACACGCGGGTGTTCCCAGCCCGTTTGTTTGCCCGCAAGGAAAAAACCAACGCCAAAATCGAGGTGCTGCTTCTACGCGAACTGCAGGCGGAAAACCGCCTATGGGATGTAATCGTAGACCCAGCCCGCAAAATACGCATCGGCAATAAGCTCTACTTCGATGAGGGCCTGGTGGCGGAGGTCATCGACAACACCACCTCTCGGGGACGGACTATTCGCTTCATTTTCGACGGCACCAACGAGGAGCTCTATGAGGTCATCGACCGGATTGGCACCACGCCCATTCCGCCCTACATCAAGCGCAAAGCCGAGACCCGGGACAAAGAATGGTACCAAACCGTGTATGCTCGCAATAGGGGCTCCGTGGCAGCCCCCACAGCCGGACTGCACTTCACCGAAACGCTCCTGCAACAGTTGCGCGACAAAGGGGTGGAGATCGCCTACGTCACCTTGCACATCGGCCTGGGCACCTTTCGGCCCGTAGAGGTGGAGGACCTGACCAAGCACCGCATGGACTCGGAATTCTTCTCGATCTCCCCAGAGGCGGCCCGCATCGTCAACAGCGCGCTAGAGCGACGAGGCAATTACGTCTTCGTCTGCGGCACCTCCTCGGTACGCGCCGTGGAATCCAGCATCACAGCGGACAACCGCTTGAAAGCGGGCAGCGCCTGGACGGACAAGTTCATCTACCCCCCGTACGACTTCAAGATCACCCAGCGGCTCATCACCAACTTCCACATGCCCGAATCCACCTTGCTTATGCTCGTATGTGCTTTCGGGGGCTATGACCTGATCATGCGGGCCTATCGGACGGCCATTGAACAGGAGTACCGGCTCTTCAGCTACGGCGATGCAATGCTGATCATTTAA
- the ispD gene encoding 2-C-methyl-D-erythritol 4-phosphate cytidylyltransferase → MAVAALIPAAGSGSRMGGERPKQFRLLGELPLLVHTLRIFEHHPAVTAIYVSLPRAFMDEVALWVYRHDLRKVKKLLPGGRTRQESVWQALRAVPEEIEWVLVHDAVRPFVPKGLLDAIIEAMRAYGAAIPAVPVVDTLKRVDPNGWVQQTLDRAALRAAQTPQAFRRDLLMQAYERARACGLEATDEASLVEALGTPVRVVPGAPENRKLTTPEDWAWAEWWLQQQSNPVSGHRP, encoded by the coding sequence ATGGCGGTAGCGGCCCTCATCCCCGCAGCCGGATCCGGATCCCGGATGGGCGGCGAACGCCCCAAGCAGTTCCGTTTGCTGGGTGAGCTACCCCTTCTGGTGCACACGTTGCGCATCTTTGAACATCACCCCGCGGTGACGGCGATTTACGTAAGCTTGCCCCGCGCCTTTATGGATGAGGTGGCGCTCTGGGTGTACCGGCATGATCTGCGTAAGGTGAAAAAGCTTCTGCCCGGCGGGCGCACCCGTCAAGAATCCGTCTGGCAGGCCCTGCGCGCCGTGCCCGAGGAGATCGAGTGGGTGCTCGTGCATGACGCCGTGCGACCGTTTGTGCCCAAGGGCCTTCTAGACGCCATAATAGAGGCCATGCGCGCATACGGGGCAGCTATTCCGGCCGTGCCCGTAGTGGATACCCTGAAGCGTGTTGACCCCAATGGATGGGTCCAACAGACGCTAGACCGCGCGGCCCTGCGCGCCGCGCAAACCCCGCAGGCCTTCCGGCGTGATCTGCTCATGCAGGCATACGAGCGCGCCCGGGCCTGCGGGCTGGAGGCCACCGACGAGGCCAGCCTCGTAGAGGCCCTGGGAACCCCGGTGCGCGTCGTGCCCGGAGCTCCGGAAAACCGCAAGCTCACCACGCCAGAGGATTGGGCCTGGGCCGAATGGTGGTTGCAGCAGCAAAGCAATCCGGTCTCGGGACACAGGCCATGA
- the ispF gene encoding 2-C-methyl-D-erythritol 2,4-cyclodiphosphate synthase: MTRPLRIGFGYDVHRLVPDRRLVLGGVEIPYEKGLLGHSDADVLLHAICDALLGAAALGDIGQRFPDTDPRYANANSLELLEEVGDAVRAQGYRIVNIDAMLVLQAPKIAPYLLQMRHNIARALRLALHEVSIKATTNEGLGFVGQGEGVVAYALAAIEER, encoded by the coding sequence ATGACACGCCCCCTACGCATCGGGTTTGGCTACGACGTGCACCGGCTGGTGCCGGATCGCCGGCTGGTGCTGGGTGGCGTGGAGATCCCCTACGAGAAGGGCCTGCTCGGCCACTCCGACGCCGACGTGCTGCTGCACGCGATTTGCGATGCCTTGCTGGGGGCGGCCGCCCTAGGAGACATCGGGCAGCGTTTCCCCGACACCGATCCCCGATACGCAAACGCCAACAGCCTGGAGCTGCTGGAAGAGGTCGGAGACGCGGTTCGCGCCCAAGGCTACCGGATCGTCAACATAGACGCGATGCTCGTGCTGCAGGCCCCCAAGATCGCCCCGTATCTGCTGCAGATGCGGCACAACATCGCCCGCGCCCTCCGCCTTGCCCTGCACGAGGTCTCAATCAAAGCGACCACAAACGAGGGCCTGGGCTTTGTCGGACAAGGGGAAGGGGTCGTGGCCTACGCCCTGGCCGCCATAGAAGAAAGGTAA